Proteins from one Malassezia vespertilionis chromosome 2, complete sequence genomic window:
- the SSE1 gene encoding adenyl-nucleotide exchange factor sse1 (BUSCO:EOG092616YZ; COG:O; EggNog:ENOG503NV9J), which translates to MSSVVGFDIGNSCSKIGVARARGVDIVANEVSNRSTPSLVSFGTKSRMIGEAAATAQTSNFKNTVGSLKRLVGRKLDDYSIQHFEKPFVNAELVDAGGEVGVKLRYSNEDHVFSATQLLGMFIGKLRDTTQADMGGSAASDVVISVPIWFTDAQRRAMLNAAEIANLNTLRLINEPTAAALGYGITKTDLPEPENPRNVMFVDLGHSSYQVSIVAFSKGQLTVLGASAEPNFGGRDFDRALMQHFAEEFKQKYKIEVFSNPKAITRLAAGCERLKKVLSANSVAQLNVESLMNDIDVSAQFKREQFEELIAPYLERIDSPLNIALEQSGIAKEELHSVEIIGGSSRVPALKERISAWFGRGLSSTLNQDEANVRGDTLACAILSPVFRVREFSVHDISPYPIKVSWKPAPDVPDEDNELVVFNPNNPIPSTKILTFYRKEPFTLDVEYADPSKLPKGANPKLGHATIQGVKPNENGDHSIVKVKARLNLHGIVNIESAYTVDEVEQEEEVPVQVAEGEPPKTEKRIVKKLQRKDDLPVESNILVLANTQLEKYRETENEMHASDRLVADTEDRKNALEEYIYDQRSKLDERLASFVQPEEKTKFLEALGEAEDWLYTEEGEEATKSAYTQRLDKLLKMGAPIAFRWKETDDRSKAAAQLREVVNKYTSVFENESEKYDHLSDDDKMKVIEAAANAGKWLEDMMIKQSEMPKNVDPKLTSEVIQKRKDEVIFSCTPILTKPKPRTSATEPKAEEGAPKEPKPEQAEDDKQGNMDVD; encoded by the exons ATGTCGAGTGTAGTGGGTTTTGATATCGGAAacagctgcagcaa AAttggcgtcgcgcgtgcgcgtggtGTCGACATTGTTGCCAATGAAGTGAGCAACCGCAGCACCCCTTCTTTGGTGTCGTTTGGCACCAAGTCGCGCATGATCGGTGAAGCAGCTGCGACTGCTCAGACCTCCAACTTCAAGAACACGGTCGGCTCGCTTAAGCGTCTTGTCGGCCGCAAGCTAGACGACTACTCCATCCAGCACTTTGAAAAGCCCTTTGTGAATGCCGAGTTGGTCGATGCGGGCGGTGAAGTCGGCGTTAAGCTTCGTTACTCAAACGAGGACCACGTATTTTCGGCcacgcagctgcttggcatGTTTATCGGTAAGCTCCGTGACACGACGCAGGCCGACATGGGTGGATCCGCCGCCAGCGATGTTGTCATCTCTGTGCCCATCTGGTTCACCGATGCACAACGTCGTGCGATGCTGAATGCTGCGGAGATTGCTAACCTGAACACGCTCCGTTTGATTAACGAGCCgactgccgccgcgctcggctATGGCATCACCAAGACGGACCTCCCCGAGCCGGAAAACCCGCGCAATGTGATGTTTGTCGACCTTGGTCACTCAAGCTACCAAGTGTCTATTGTCGCGTTTAGCAAAGGCCAACTTACTGTTCTTGGCGCTTCTGCCGAGCCCAACTTTGGTGGTCGCGACTTTGACCGCGCGCTCATGCAGCACTTTGCCGAAGAGTTTAAGCAAAAGTACAAGATCGAGGTGTTCTCGAACCCTAAGGCCATCACCCGTCTTGCTGCTGGCTGTGAGCGTTTGAAGAAGGTCCTGTCTGCAAACAGCGTTGCTCAGCTGAACGTCGAGAGCTTGATGAATGATATTGATGTCTCTGCTCAGTtcaagcgcgagcagtTTGAGGAGCTTATTGCGCCCTACCTTGAGCGCATTGACAGCCCCCTCAATattgcgctcgagcaatCCGGCATTGCCAAGGAAGAGCTTCACTCGGTTGAGATCATTGGTGGTAGCTCTCGTGTTCCCGCACTCAAAGAGCGTATTTCCGCCTGGTTCGGTCGCGGCCTTTCTTCTACGCTCAACCAAGACGAGGCCAATGTCCGCGGCGACACACTTGCCTGCGCCATTCTCTCGCCTGTTTTCCGCGTGCGTGAGTTTTCTGTGCACGACATTTCTCCCTACCCAATCAAGGTTTCTTGGAAGCCTGCGCCGGATGTGCCGGATGAAGACAATGAGCTGGTTGTGTTCAACCCCAACAACCCGATCCCTTCTACCAAGATTCTCACATTCTACCGCAAGGAGCCATTTACGCTCGATGTTGAGTACGCTGATCCCTCCAAGCTGCCAAAGGGTGCGAACCCCAAGCTTGGTCACGCTACAATTCAAGGTGTGAAGCCGAACGAGAACGGCGACCACTCAATCGTCAAGGTCAAGGCGCGTCTGAACCTTCACGGCATTGTAAACATCGAAAGTGCTTACACTGTGGATGAAGTCGAGCAGGAGGAAGAGGTGCCTGTCCAGGTCGCCGAAGGCGAGCCTCCCAAGACGGAGAAGCGCATTGTCAAGAAACTCCAGCGCAAGGACGACCTTCCTGTCGAGTCTAACATTCTGGTGCTTGCCAACACCCAGCTTGAGAAGTACAGGGAAACGGAGAATGAGATGCACGCCTCTGACAGGCTGGTTGCTGACACCGAGGACCGCAAGAATGCGCTTGAAGAGTACATCTATGACCAGCGCTCcaagctcgacgagcgcctTGCCAGCTTTGTCCAGCCGGAAGAAAAGACCAAGTTCCTTGAGGCGCTTGGTGAAGCTGAGGACTGGCTCTATACCGAGGAGGGCGAAGAGGCGACCAAGTCTGCCtacacgcagcgcctcgacaagctgctgAAGATGGGTGCGCCGATTGCTTTCCGCTGGAAGGAGACCGATGATCGCTCCAAGGCTGCTGCTCAGCTCCGCGAGGTGGTGAACAAGTACACGAGCGTCTTTGAAAACGAGTCTGAGAAATACGACCACTTGTCTGACGACGACAAGATGAAGGTTATTGAGGCTGCCGCGAACGCTGGCAAGTGGCTCGAGGACATGATGATCAAGCAGAGCGAGATGCCTAAGAATGTCGATCCTAAGCTGACTTCTGAGGTCATTCAGAAGCGTAAGGACGAAGTCATCTTTAGCTGCACGCCGATCTTGACCAAGCCCAAGCCGCGTACTTCTGCAACGGAGCCCAAGGCAGAGGAAGGTGCTCCGAAGGAGCCAAAGCCTGAGCAAGCAGAGGATGACAAGCAAGGTAACATGGATGTCGATTAA
- the RPL7 gene encoding 60S ribosomal protein L7 (EggNog:ENOG503NTZQ; COG:J; BUSCO:EOG09264P3R) has protein sequence MPAAPVKTSVPSASSVLVPETLLKKRKSDVKAREEKQAKAVELRKARKQKRSVVFKRAEQYVKEYKALEREQIRLRRVAKSKGDFYVPGEPRVAFVVRLRGISNIAPKPKKILQLLRLLQINNGVFVKLNNATMQMLRLVEPYVAYGEPNLKTIRELLYKRGYAKINRQRIPITDNNLIEEHLGKYGIISVEDIVHEIATAGPNFKAATTFLWPFKLSSPTGGFRRRKFINFIQGGDAGDHESNINRLVRRMN, from the exons ATGCCTGCTGCCCCGGTTAAGAC CTCTGTGCCCAGCGCCAGCTCTGTGCTTGTTCCCGAGACCTTGCTGAAGAAGCGGAAGTCGGATGTCAAGGCCCGCGAGGAGAAGCAGGCCAAGGCGGTTGAGCTCCGCAAG GCCCGCAAGCAGAAGCGCTCTGTTGTATTcaagcgtgccgagcagtACGTGAAGGAGTACAAGGCTCTCGAGCGTGAGCAGATCCGTCTCCGTCGCGTGGCCAAGTCCAAGGGTGACTTTTATGTTCCTGGTGAGCCGCGCGTTGCATTTGTTGTGCGTCTCCGTGGTATTAGCAACATTGCACCCAAGCCCAAGAAGATTCTGCAACTTCTCCGTCTCTTGCAGATCAACAATGGTGTGTTTGTGAAGCTCAACAACGCCACTATGCAGATGCTCAGGCTCGTTGAGCCCTACGTTGCTTACGGCGAGCCTAACCTCAAGACCATCCGCGAGCTTCTCTACAAGCGTGGCTACGCAAAGATTAACAGGCAACGCATCCCCATCACTGACAACAACTTGATTGAGGAGCACCTCGGCAAGTACGGTATCATCTCTGTGGAGGATATTGTGCACGAGATCGCGACTGCGGGCCCCAACTTTAAGGCTGCCACCACTTTCCTGTGGCCTTTCAAACTTTCCAGCCCTACCGGCGGCTTCAGGAGGAGGAAGTTTATCAACTTTATCCAGGGTGGTGACGCTGGCGACCACGAGTCTAACATTAACCGCCTCGTTCGCCGCATGAACTAA
- a CDS encoding uncharacterized protein (COG:S; EggNog:ENOG503Q16F): MEDRGSAQVPSFSSFQPLGRQGESRKTSGHRKKGADKQARERGHKKGHRKTHEPRRSRADDVRHANKEAGDAFFVDARGDVPSATYGPSQHTTPRFYRGSTKSGRSKDALPAAEASMQDAVDEQAPLFSAESPQEQSKQLHARLLQDPADLDAWMALVHLQRAFLGGTSKKNATEPQRRTLAEMQLAVIERAKQAAPSNATSLTLQLAWLRIATESGLWDGEQLEQQWKRAITEYTSQPHVHFEHISQLWWSYVLFCKTHWSTFTMDCVVQAYSDALHATTRIAEQLGPDGVECSTHQFALVSDLCGMLHSAGYAEWGFAIVQALFEFQLGFFRDVKLQAMSAEDVCNIFSAWWDEEHARIGDMQAYTGFSRMNSASTTIPLMLQDECTHMGHDAPPSPLQPTAAWCTAELDRGMQKTPMALTEADDASQDPYSFVFAQDIASFLYAPLAPLFPAILLAADTMLQHIGLPVHWLCSALAFGQFCLPMQNVLCMPSLRPDRKQSRLPDAFWDASLHHDVASCFSVGPQTLFPRSENDPRCTWFCTLPRVSAETASIAERILCEISSMLTQQGAPIPAAMVSLPQAMLCMARDESRRAKKALRAALQCHDRCVTLWYAYAELEAGLGNTKGARRVCMEILGSFGEVQSDEDAYGIASLWALWVQLEKSTDLDACAHVLHAAATSRLQSAPSRGALAMPTSALSTSEKDQVLGTLRRRVASLDTKGPDMYVAPALAYCLATAERMFVAVQVADSLTRPAAVYRSILDAFAHASGTMERMRAEVGASFQYFVHEYKHDTLSTAFRPRELRAITAQLLEIWPENSIYVHFLVLQEQHDRLENYARTTIEHTVLRSWKAGSDFAHAEGGTGLSRTQRAELAWVLAIRAELILSRANENRVRNVVDRALDAVRHSSLLWHIAIEYEMRVQSPSRQERIKTLVYQGIRACPYDKSLYLLPFHTALQNAFTAQELHTLVVLQEEKELRVFSDLAGPACSSDQDTMDRISAFVDNLAADTPEPCAAAQGLRKR; this comes from the exons ATGGAGGATCGAGGGAGCGCTCAGGTGCCTTCCTTCTCGTCTTTTCAGCCGCTAGGACGACAGGGAGAAAGCAGAAAAACATCTGGTCATCGTAAAAAAGGCGCGGATAAGCAGGCGCGGGAGCGGGGGCATAAAAAAGGCCACCGGAAAACGCACGAGCCTCGGCGCAGTCGGGCAGACGACGTGCGGCATGCAAACAAAGAGGCGGGCGACGCCTTTTTTGTGGATGCGCGTGGAGATGTGCCATCTGCAACGTACGGCCCGAGCCAACATACGACTCCGCGCTTTTACCGCGGATCTACGAAAAGCGGTCGCAGCAAGGATGCATTGCCAGCCGCTGAAGCGTCAATGCAAGATGCGGTAGACGAGCAAGCGCCGTTATTTTCTGCAGAATCACCGCAGGAGCAAAGCAAacagctgcacgcgcgtctACTTCAGGATCCAGCCGACTTGGATGCGTGGATGGCGCTAGTACACCTTCAACGCGCGTTTCTCGGCGGCACGTCCAAGAAGAACGCGACCGAACCACAGCGTAGAACGTTGGCGGAAATGCAACTTGCAGTAATTGAgcgtgcaaagcaagcTGCGCCATCAAATGCAACATCCCTCACCTTGCAGCTCGCTTGGCTGCGCATTGCAACCGAGAGCGGTCTCTGGGACGGCGAGCAACTTGAACAGCAATGGAAACGTGCTATTACAGAGTATACGTCGCAACCACACGTTCATTTTGAGCATATCTCGCAACTTTGGTGGTCTTATGTACTCTTTTGCAAAACTCATTGGTCTACGTTTACCATGGATTGTGTCGTGCAGGCGTATTCagatgcactgcacgccaCGACGCGGATTGCGGAGCAACTGGGGCCAGACGGCGTTGAATGCAGCACGCATCAATTTGCGCTTGTTTCCGACTTGTGTGGCATGCTTCATAGTGCAGGGTATGCCGAATGGGGTTTCGCCATTGTCCAGGCGCTGTTTGAATTTCAGCTGGGCTTTTTTCGCGATGTCAAATTGCAGGCAATGAGCGCCGAAGATGTCTGCAATATTTTCTCGGCGTGGTGGGATGAAGAGCACGCTAGGATTGGCGACATGCAAGCGTACACTGGTTTTTCGCGCATGAATagcgcaagcacgacaATCCCGTTGATGTTACAAGACGAATGCACGCATATGGggcacgatgcgccgccttcGCCATTGCAGCCAACAGCCGCGTGGTGTACCGCGGAGCTCGATCGCGGAATGCAGAAAACGCCCATGGCGCTGACCGAAGCTGACGATGCGTCGCAAGATCCGTACTCTTTTGTATTCGCGCAGGACATTGCTTCTTTTCTGTACGCAccacttgcgccgcttttcccTGCAATCTTACTTGCAGCAGATAccatgctgcagcacattggGCTCCCGGTGCATtggctgtgcagcgcgcttgcgttcgGACAGTTTTGTCTTCCGATGCAAAATGTGCTATGCATGCCTTCCTTGCGACCAGATCGGAAGCAGTCGCGGCTCCCTGATGCGTTTTGGGATGCATCCTTGCACCATGACGTTGCGAGCTGTTTTTCTGTTGGACCACAAACGCTATTTCCACGCTCAGAAAATGACCCTCGGTGCACTTGGTTTTGTACATTGCCGCGTGTAAGTGCAGAGACGGCAAGCATTGCGGAGCGTATTCTATGTGAGATCTCGTCCATGTTGACGCAACAAGGCGCGCCTATACCCGCTGCCATGGTATCCTTACCGCAAGCAATGCTCTGTATGGCACGCGACGAATCGAGGCGTGCAAAAaaagcgcttcgcgcggcTCTACAGTGCCACGATCGTTGTGTCACACTATGGTATGCCTACGCAGAACTGGAAGCGGGCCTCGGAAATACGAAAGGAGCACGCAGGGTCTGTATGGAAATCCTTGGATCGTTTGGAGAGGTGCAATCAGACGAAGATGCATATGGTATTGCAAGCCTATGGGCACTCTGGGTACAATTGGAAAAAAGCACGGACTTGGACGCCTGTGCACACGTTTTACACGCGGCTGCCACGTCTCGCTTGCAGAGCGCTCCgagtcgcggcgcattggcgaTGCCAACAAGCGCACTTTCCACGTCTGAGAAAGACCAAGTGCTCGGCACACTGCGTCGCCGCGTCGCATCCCTGGATACAAAAGGTCCCGATATGTATGTCGCGCCCGCATTAGCCTACTGCCTGGCCACAGCGGAGCGCATGTTTGTGGCCGTGCAAGTAGCGGACAGCTTGACCCGTCCTGCCGCTGTATATCGCTCTATATTAGACGCTTTTGCACACGCATCTGGCACCATGGAACGAATGCGCGCCGAAGTCGGTGCGTCGTTCCAGTACTTTGTGCATGAGTACAAGCACGATACTCTTTCTACCGCGTTCCGCCCACGCGAACTTCGCGCCATTACAGCACAACTCCTGGAAATTTGGCCTGAAAATTCAATCTATGTGCACTTTTTGGTGCTGCAAGAGCAGCATGATCGCTTGGAGAATTATGCACGCACAACAATCGAGCACACGGTGTTGCGTTCTTGGAAGGCTGGCTCTGactttgcgcacgcggaaGGTGGCACGGGATTGAGTCGCACGCAAAGAGCAGAACTTGCATGGGTGCTCGCGATCCGCGCTGAACTGATTTTGTCGCGTGCAAACGAAAATAGAGTTCGAAATGTTGTGGACCGCGCTCTCGATGCAGTACGCCACTCGTCCTTGCTGTGGCATATCGCCATTGAATATGAAATGCGTGTGCAGTCTCCGTCTCGTCAAGAACGAATAAAAACATTGGTATACCAGGGTATACGGGCGTGTCCTTACGACAAGT CGCTATACCTCCTTCCTTTCCAcaccgcgctgcaaaacgCATTCACTGCCCAAGAGCTGCATACGCTGGTCGTTCTACAGGAAGAAAAAGAACTACGCGTGTTTTCCGATTTAGCGGGACCAgcatgcagcagcgacCAAGACACCATGGACCGTATCAGCGCATTTGTAGATAATCTCGCCGCCGACACACCTgagccgtgcgcagcggcacaaggGCTAAGAAAAAGGTAA
- the SNX3 gene encoding Sorting nexin-3 (COG:U; EggNog:ENOG503P1WX), protein MPVRRAEINCQYTPAKKAERALSVPLHLLDMSYFYAEDTSLSENALSSSHAEVWGGTGSAKRVQAAPLPSADFQETNSIIAEDLVDEEHPWGPPPAAQKDTRVSGTDYEALRTEQQEPDAWPQTSAFASHTANTRQGVLRSDSTQAHQAVEPTGYQRSHTTFQPRNAGGSIFSRMDAGPPPPVKPAANEAKSASVYPTSYSPFARVETLKTRQDTSADMYGVPENFLEVEVRNPRTHGYGRKMYTDYELVTRTNIPAFKLSYSVVRRRYSDFEFFRETLERETTRVNIPPLPGKVYTNRFSDDVIENRREGLERFLQIVAGHPLLQTGSKQMAAFLQDSQWRRL, encoded by the coding sequence ATGCCCGTGCGACGCGCTGAAATTAATTGCCAATATACCCCAGCAAAGAAAGCGGAACGTGCACTCTCCGTGCCACTACACTTACTGGACATGTCCTACTTTTACGCTGAGGATACCTCATTATCCGAGAATGCTCTATCTTCCTCACATGCTGAGGTATGGGGTGGAACAGGCAGTGCAAAACGCGTACAAGCAGCGCCTTTGCCCAGTGCAGACTTCCAGGAGACGAACTCCATCATAGCGGAAGACTTGGTAGACGAAGAGCATCCGTGGGGCCCGCCGCCCGCAGCACAGAAAGACACACGAGTATCAGGTACTGATTACGAAGCACTACGAACTGAACAACAAGAGCCGGATGCGTGGCCTCAGACGTCTGCATTTGCGAGCCACACGGCAAACACACGACAAGGCGTGCTTCGTTCCGACAGCACGCAAGCACACCAAGCCGTGGAGCCGACAGGTTACCAACGGAGTCATACCACATTTCAGCCACGGAATGCGGGCGGTTCCATTTTTAGCAGAATGGATGCTgggccgccgccgccggtgAAACCAGCAGCCAACGAAGCCAAGAGTGCTTCTGTATACCCTACTTCCTACTCTCcctttgcgcgcgtagaAACGCTAAAAACGCGCCAGGATACTAGCGCTGACATGTACGGCGTCCCGGAAAACTTTTTGGAAGTGGAAGTCCGGAATCCACGCACGCACGGTTATGGACGGAAGATGTACACGGACTATGAGCTCGTCACGCGGACCAATATTCCTGCATTCAAGCTGTCTTACTCGGTTGTACGCCGCCGCTACTCTGACTTTGAATTTTTCCGCGAAACGCTAGAGCGCGAGACAACGCGTGTGAATATCCCACCGTTGCCCGGGAAGGTGTACACGAACCGATTCTCGGACGATGTAATTGAGAATCGCCGAGAAGGACTTGAGCGTTTCTTGCAAATTGTGGCCGGCCATCCTTTGCTCCAAACAGGAAGCAAGCAAATGGCTGCCTTCTTGCAAGATAGCCAATGGCGCCGGCTATAA
- the CDC48 gene encoding AAA ATPase cdc48 (EggNog:ENOG503NWIH; COG:O): MVDAKNAQPLSDVNDTSTAILRNKKSPNRLFVEESTTDDNSVATMSPAKMDELGLFRGDTILIRGKKRHDTVLIVLSDEETEDSKIRLNRVARNNLRVKLGDLVNVHACNDIKYGKRIHVLPFDDSVEGLQGNLFDVYLKPYFLEAYRPIRKGDTFVVRGGMRAVEFKVVETDPAEYCIVAQDTVIHTEGDPVKREDEEANLNDVGYDDIGGCRKQMAQIREMVELPLRHPQLFKSIGIKPPRGVLMFGPPGTGKTLMARAVANETGAFFFLINGPEIMSKMAGESESNLRKAFEEAEKNSPAIIFIDEIDSIAPKREKTNGEVERRVVSQLLTLMDGLKARSNIVVMAATNRPNSIDPALRRFGRFDREVDIGIPDPTGRMEILRIHTKNMKLAEDVDLEKIAAETHGYVGSDVASLCSEAAMQQIREKMDLIDLDEDSIDAEVLDSLGVTMENFRFALGVSNPSALRETVVEVPTTTWEDIGGLDKVKLELQETVSYPVEHPEKFAKYGLNPSKGVLFYGPPGTGKTLLAKAIAHECQANFISIKGPELLTMWFGESEANVRDVFDKARAAAPCVMFFDELDSIAKARGGGGGDAGGAGDRVINQILTEMDGMNAKKNVFVIGATNRPEQIDPAILRPGRLDQLIYIPLPNEASRLDILRATLKNSPIAKDVELSFLAKHTHGYSGADLSEICQRAGKLAIRESIEADMRREAERKGRGEDVKMEEEIEVEDDPVPEITAAHFEEAMRFARRSVSDADIRRYEMFASTMQQSRGNFGGGGGFKFPAGGIDEAEQQTGSQAASSQAAPAAFGNDEADDDLYA; encoded by the exons ATGGTTGATGCTAAGAACGCACAGCCGCTTAGTGACGTGAACGACACGTCCACGGCCATTTTGCGCAACAAGAAAT CGCCCAACCGTTTGTTTGTGGAAGAATCTACTACGGACGATAACTCGGTGGCGACTATGTCGCCCGCGAAAATGGATGAGTTGGGGCTTTTCCGCGGCGACACGATTTTGATTCGTGGCAAAAAGCGTCACGATACGGTACTGATTGTACTTTCCGACGAAGAGACGGAGGACTCCAAGATTCGTCTGAATCGCGTTGCGCGAAACAACTTGCGCGTCAAGCTTGGTGACCTGGTCAATGTGCACGCATGCAACGATATCAAATacggcaagcgcatccaTGTTTTGCCGTTTGACGACAGCGTGGAAGGACTGCAGGGCAATCTGTTTGACGTCTACCTGAAGCCATACTTCCTCGAAGCGTACCGCCCCATCCGCAAGGGTGACACGTTCGTCGTGCGCGGTGGTATGCGTGCCGTCGAATTCAAGGTCGTCGAAACGGACCCTGCGGAGTACTGCATTGTGGCGCAGGACACAGTAATTCACACCGAAGGCGACCCCGTGAAGCGCGAGGATGAAGAAGCGAATTTGAACGATGTTGGCTATGACGATATCGGTGGATGCCGCAAGCAGATGGCACAGATCCGCGAGATGGTGGAGCTTCCTCTGCGTCATCCCCAGCTGTTCAAGAGCATCGGTATCAAGCCTCCGCGTGGTGTGCTTATGTTTGGCCCGCCAGGCACAGGTAAGACGCTCATGGCACGCGCTGTTGCCAATGAGACGGGTGCCTTCTTCTTTTTGATCAATGGCCCCGAGATCATGAGCAAAATGGCGGGTGAGTCCGAGTCGAACTTGCGCAAAGCATTTGAGGAGGCAGAGAAGAATTCGCCAGCTATCATCTTTATTGACGAGATCGACTCAATTGCGCCGAAGCGTGAAAAGACCAACGGCGAGGTGGAACGGCGTGTTGTTTCGCAGCTCTTGACACTCATGGACGGCCTCAAGGCGCGCTCCAATATTGTCGTCATGGCCGCCACCAATCGTCCCAACTCGATCGACCCTGCCTTGCGCCGGTTCGGCCGCTTTGATCGCGAGGTGGACATTGGCATCCCCGACCCAACGGGCCGCATGGAAATTCTGCGCATTCACACCAAGAACATGAAGCTTGCTGAGGACGTGGATTTGGAAAAGATTGCTGCAGAGACTCACGGTTACGTTGGATCCGATGTTGCATCTCTTTGTTCCGAGGCTGCAATGCAGCAGATTCGTGAAAAGATGGATTTGATTGACTTGGACGAGGACTCGATCGATGCCGAGGTGCTCGACTCGCTTGGCGTTACCATGGAAAACTTCCGTTTCGCCCTCGGCGTTTCGAACCCCTCTGCACTTCGCGAGACGGTCGTCGAAGTTCCCACCACGACTTGGGAAGACATTGGTGGCCTCGACAAGGTCAAGCTCGAGCTGCAAGAAACGGTCTCGTACCCCGTCGAGCACCCCGAAAAGTTTGCCAAGTACGGTCTTAACCCTTCCAAAGGTGTCCTCTTTTATGGCCCGCCTGGTACTGGTAAGACGCTTCTGGCCAAGGCGATTGCACACGAGTGCCAAGCCAACTTTATCTCGATCAAAGGCCCGGAGCTGCTTACCATGTGGTTCGGCGAGTCGGAGGCGAATGTGCGCGATGTATTTGAcaaggcgcgtgctgctgccCCCTGTGTCATGTTCTTTGATGAGTTGGACTCTAttgccaaggcgcgtggcggcggcggcggcgatgctggcggcgctggcgacCGTGTGATTAACCAGATCCTCACAGAGATGGACGGTATGAATGCAAAGAAGAATGTGTTTGTGATTGGCGCTACGAACCGTCCCGAGCAAATTGACCCTGCCATTCTCCGCCCCGGCCGTCTCGACCAGCTGATCTACATCCCCTTGCCAAACGAAGCCTCGCGCCTGGATATCCtccgcgcgacgctgaaGAACTCGCCGATTGCCAAAGACGTGGAGCTTAGCTTCCTTGCAAAGCACACGCATGGCTACTCTGGCGCAGACTTGTCTGAAATTTGCCAACGCGCAGGCAAACTTGCTATCCGCGAGTCGATCGAAGCTgacatgcgccgcgaagcTGAGCGCAAAGGCCGCGGCGAGGATGTCAAGATGGAAGAGGAAATCGAGGTGGAAGACGACCCCGTTCCTGAAATCACAGCCGCCCACTTTGAGgaggcgatgcgctttgcgcgccgctccgtGTCCGATGCAGATATCCGCCGCTACGAAATGTTTGCGTCGACCATGCAGCAGAGCCGTGGCAactttggcggcggcggtggctTCAAGTTCCCAGCCGGCGGCATCGACGAGGCTGAGCAGCAAACGGGCTCGCAAGCTGCTTCCAGCCAAGCCGCGCCTGCCGCATTCGGTAATGACGAGGCAGACGACGACCTGTATGCATGA
- a CDS encoding uncharacterized protein (SECRETED:SignalP(1-19); TransMembrane:1 (n3-14c19/20o334-355i); EggNog:ENOG503P0ZX) produces MRLYLGSWLAALLLSAVTALPSSDISKRAGTECNGYSELCNRKYSNVTFVGTHDSYAVGSMETLGANQKNTVPQQLDDGMRVLQVQAHKMDDSEKDSGIFLCHTDCDIFNGGTMESFLGDVKSWIRANPNEVVTLIIANNDNLPATQFATAFGSTGLDKYAYKPGTARQSKTSWPTLQKMIDQKTNLVVFMDYKTNLKQVPYIIPEFNNVWENAFDQTSSPFNCTPDRFSGDTSQMMFLHNYFLDKESSIVGRTFVVPNVDKLNQTNTQKNIADSVDRCYKQQGTYPTFILLDFYDVTNDEPLQATAQMNNVPFKQLRVNETTPEKTASDNAAVIPHVPLLTIGAVLLFSLLISLI; encoded by the coding sequence ATGAGGCTGTACCTAGGATCGtggcttgctgcgctgcttctcTCGGCTGTAACTGCGCTGCCTTCCTCTGATATTAGCAAGAGGGCCGGTACAGAGTGCAATGGATACTCTGAACTGTGCAATAGAAAATATTCCAATGTGACGTTTGTCGGCACACACGATTCGTACGCCGTCGGTTCTATGGAGACGTTGGGCGCGAATCAAAAGAACACGGTGCCACAGCAGCTTGATGATGGCATGCGGGTTCTGCAGGTGCAAGCACACAAGATGGATGATTCGGAAAAAGACTCGGGCATCTTTCTTTGTCACACCGACTGTGACATTTTTAACGGTGGTACCATGGAAAGCTTCCTGGGGGATGTGAAGAGCTGGATCCGAGCGAACCCCAACGAAGTGGTGACACTGATTATTGCAAATAATGACAATTTACCTGCTACACAATTTGCAACTGCTTTCGGATCGACTGGACTGGACAAGTATGCGTACAAGCCAGGCACAGCCAGACAAAGCAAAACCTCGTggccgacgctgcagaaGATGATTGACCAAAAGACTAACCTGGTTGTGTTTATGGATTACAAGACGAATTTGAAGCAAGTCCCGTACATTATTCCCGAGTTCAATAATGTTTGGGAAAACGCATTCGACCAAACGTCGTCGCCTTTTAACTGCACGCCAGACCGGTTCAGCGGCGATACGTCCCAAATGATGTTTTTACACAACTATTTCCTTGATAAGGAAAGCAGTATTGTTGGCCGCACTTTTGTTGTTCCTAATGTGGACAAACTGAACCAAACCAACACGCAAAAGAACATCGCCGACAGTGTTGACAGGTGCTACAAGCAACAAGGCACGTACCCGACATTCATACTCCTCGACTTCTACGATGTGACGAATGACGAGCCATTGCAGGCTACTGCACAGATGAACAATGTTCCGTTTAAGCAGCTGCGTGTGAACGAAACGACTCCCGAGAAAACCGCGTCCGACAATGCTGCTGTTATACCGCATGTACCATTACTCACCATTGGTGCTGTACTGCTTTTCTCTCTGCTGATTTCTCTCATATGA